The nucleotide window GTGCCACACCACATGATCCAGTCCTAGAAGCGCCCCCTGCTTCGACACCAGATGATAATCGAAGGATCCGTTCAGACAGGTCATGCGCCAGGTAAGGACCGGCATGGAGGGCATGCCAAGCGCTCGGGCCGCCCGCCCCGCAGGAGCCGGAAGCCCCCCTTCAAACAGCCCTTCAGCCGGCATGACGATGAACGTATGTTGCGCCTGCTCGCAGGCCAAGGAATGAGGCGCCGTGACCGCCTTGCCCTCGACCAGAATGGCCTGTCCCGCTAACCCGGCGTTCTCCAGCACCGTGGTTCCAAGTTTTGCCCATGGCGCCACGCGACCAGATTCAATCAGCCACCGTTCCTGCGGCTGCCACGGCTCAAAAGCCCAGGCCGATTCGAACACACCGACCAACTGTAGCGCGAGCAGAGCTGTAGCCGTGCAGAAGACAACCGGCAACCACCGACCACAACCGATAGGAATTCCCAATGACACACCCTCGCCCCTTCTTAGCCCGCCCACTCAAGAGCTTTGCGCATAGAGCGGGGTTCCGAACATGAATGCCGAGAACAACGCGACTACAAGCGCGCCGTTCATGACAAACCCTCCTCTGTGAAAGACCAAAACACAGCACCCACTCATCGTTGTTTTGCCACTTTCTTCCTCTCTACCTGAACCAGATCGAATAACGGTTATGCGAGGTCTCGTACAATAGCAAAGTAGCGATCATCGGACATCTTCGTGGCACTGATTTCGACCGGAATGACAGTCCCATCTTTTCGCTGTACCAATCGGTTAAAACGCAAGGGCTTGTCATAGCGAACCTGTTCGAGGCGTTGCTGCGCCAAGGCTTTTTCTGCGGGGAGATAGGTGTCCTTCACATGAAGTTGGAGCAGCTCCTCTCTCGTGTACCCAAACATTTCACAGACCTTCGAATTCACCATCCTAAAATGTCCGTCTAGATCTAAAACAACAATGCCGTCTGAAGCCTCCTCCATCAAGAGTCGATACTGACGTTCACTTTCTTGTAGCGCCGTTTCTGCTTGCCTGCGCTCAGTAATATCTTGAGCAAACACCAGAACCCCGATCACGTTCCCCCGGGCATCACAGTAAGGCACCTTGTCCGTCTGTACCCAGCGCTTTTGGCCCGGCGACGTTTCATAGAGTTCCACAATCCCGAGTTTAGGCATACAGGAGGTAATGACGGCGAGATCATCCTGATGATACTGCTCCGCTTCCTCCGGATAGAGATCATAGGTGGATTGGCCCTCAACCTCCGCCACCGTCCTGTTGATCGATTCGGCCGCGCGGCGGTTGGCCCGCAGAATACGATTCTGTGAATCCTTGTACCAGACCATGGCGGGAATGAGATCCAGAAGGACCTGTTGCTCAATCTGCTGCTGCTGAAGCTTCGCTTCCGCCTCTTTTCGCAACGTGATGTCGCGCACAATGCCGCAGATGAACATCTGGTCGCCGAATTTCCATGTGCCGAGCGACAGCTCGATGGGAAACTCGCTTCCGTCTTTCCTTAAGCCATGCAGTTCGATCGTTGTACCAGCCAGGGGTGACACGCCGGTGGCCTGGACAGGCTCAAGCTTGAGTCGATGACCCTCCCGGTATCGGGTCGGTATGATGGCGGTCCACGACTGCCCCAGAATCTCACCCTCTGCATGGCCGAAGAGCCGTTCGGCAGCAGCATTCCATGAGACAATCTTGCCGTCGCCGTCGGCGAGCACAATCCCGTCCGGCGCCGTCTGGACAACATGGCGAAACTGCGCTTCACTCCCACTCAGAGCTTGCTCGACATGGATCATCTTGAGCACCAACTTCCGCACCTCGACCGCTTGACGGAGAATGAATTTGAGCTCATCCCGGTTGTAGGGTCTGGTGATATAGGCAAAGGCGCCCCGACGGAGGGATTCCACGGTGTGACTTTCCTGCGCGGATGCGGTGAGGACAATGACCGGGAGGAGAGGGTCCAATTCCTCCAGTCCCCGAAGGACCGCGAACCCGCTTAGATCCGGCAGCCCCAGATCCAAAATCACGGCCCCATACGAACCCTGTTCGGCTTCATGCAGCGCCGCCCGTCCCGACATCACAGTGCGCACTGTATAACCGAGATGACGAAGATGGTCCTCAAGAGCCAGGCAGAGATCCGGATCATCGTCCGCAATGAGGATGGAAGAAACGTGGGGAGGAACGCGCTCGACGTTCATGGTTTCACCGAATGCGGGGTGAATCGGGAACCAGCATGATTGTGAACGGATCGCTCCCAGGAAAGCAATCGGGGCTCAAAGCAAACAGTTTCTGCGCTTCTTCTATTCCTCAAGCGTTACGAAATACGGAGGGTCAACAACTACGCCCACAATCTCCGAAAAACGCTTTATTCTGACTCCCCTTCAAGATCTCATCTGCGAAGAGACCAGCTAACTCAGCAGCCAAATATTTACTCACATCTATTTGCCTACTTAGTCTATCTAGGTCCTTTAATACCTAGCTATAGGGTCTTCTATCACTGACCGAACGAGGGGCTCGTATTGGCTCCAATCTAGTGGTACCGTCCGCCCCCATCTAGAACGTTCAATCACAACGAGGCTCTACATGATCAAAGATTTTGTTCTCTGTGCCCGCGCGGTGGAGAAGAACAAATTCCTCTCTGAACCAGGACCATCCTTCCCTCTGCTTGCCACTCGAAGCACTTTCGTTTCTTCTGAACAGTCGAAGTGGTC belongs to Nitrospira lenta and includes:
- a CDS encoding PAS domain S-box protein yields the protein MNVERVPPHVSSILIADDDPDLCLALEDHLRHLGYTVRTVMSGRAALHEAEQGSYGAVILDLGLPDLSGFAVLRGLEELDPLLPVIVLTASAQESHTVESLRRGAFAYITRPYNRDELKFILRQAVEVRKLVLKMIHVEQALSGSEAQFRHVVQTAPDGIVLADGDGKIVSWNAAAERLFGHAEGEILGQSWTAIIPTRYREGHRLKLEPVQATGVSPLAGTTIELHGLRKDGSEFPIELSLGTWKFGDQMFICGIVRDITLRKEAEAKLQQQQIEQQVLLDLIPAMVWYKDSQNRILRANRRAAESINRTVAEVEGQSTYDLYPEEAEQYHQDDLAVITSCMPKLGIVELYETSPGQKRWVQTDKVPYCDARGNVIGVLVFAQDITERRQAETALQESERQYRLLMEEASDGIVVLDLDGHFRMVNSKVCEMFGYTREELLQLHVKDTYLPAEKALAQQRLEQVRYDKPLRFNRLVQRKDGTVIPVEISATKMSDDRYFAIVRDLA